The Streptomyces kanamyceticus DNA segment GTCCTGCGGGTGGGGCACGCCTACGAGGAGACCGCCGCTGCCCATGGATACGCCCCGGTGGCGGTCGCCACCGGGCCTTAAGGTGACGTCGTGAGTCGTAGACCGATGGCGCGCCCCGGCGGGCGCAGCGCCCGAGTGCAGGAAGCGGTGCACACCGCCGTGCGTGACCTCTCGACGGAGGTGGGCCGCGACGCGCTGACCGTGCCCCTGATCGCGGCCCGCGCCGAGGTCACCCCGTCGACGATCTACCGCCGCTGGGGCGACCTCCAGGCGCTCCTGTCGGACGTGGCGGTCGAACACCTGCGCCCCGAGGCGCCGCCGGAGGACACGGGAGACCTGGCATCCGACCTCCGGGCCTGGGCCGAACAGTTCCTCGACGAGATGGCGTCCCCGGCGGGCCGCGCCTACATCCGCGACGCCCTGCTCGGCGACCCGGACGGCAGCAACGCGGGTCGCTGCTCCGCCTACGCGGCGGAGCAGGTCGACGTCATCCTCGCCAGGGCCGCCGACCGGGGCGAGAGCGGCCCGGACGTCGAGAGGGTGCTTGACCACGTGGTCGCGCCGATGATGTACCGCATCCTGTTCCGCCCCGGCGGACACGACTCCGCGTACGCGCGCCAGCTGGTGACCGATGCGCTCGGCGCATTCCGCGGGGATCGACAGGGAGAAGCTGGCACGATCGACC contains these protein-coding regions:
- a CDS encoding TetR/AcrR family transcriptional regulator, yielding MARPGGRSARVQEAVHTAVRDLSTEVGRDALTVPLIAARAEVTPSTIYRRWGDLQALLSDVAVEHLRPEAPPEDTGDLASDLRAWAEQFLDEMASPAGRAYIRDALLGDPDGSNAGRCSAYAAEQVDVILARAADRGESGPDVERVLDHVVAPMMYRILFRPGGHDSAYARQLVTDALGAFRGDRQGEAGTIDPHG